In Canis aureus isolate CA01 chromosome 6, VMU_Caureus_v.1.0, whole genome shotgun sequence, one genomic interval encodes:
- the GARIN4 gene encoding Golgi-associated RAB2 interactor protein 4, translating into MNTESLLPYHTAQSGSGVGMFNTTMGKLQRQLHKGEYDIFKYAPIFESDFIQITKRGEVIDVHNRVRMVTVGIASTSPVLPLPDVMLLARPAAGCEEHGRGQAAKGKGRKAAKALELTRLLPLKFVRISIHDREKQQLRLKFATGRSCYLQLSPPLHGREDLFAHWEKLIYLLRPPVDSNSSTYAIPAGDMLCMPEFEEEDGRSAAGADFQGKGDQDQVSIRSLHVVSEVAGATSAAFAGGEGPPRDAHKPSRSTHAAELALGSAAGATAAAAAAGTAAGFAAAIAAGTAAGALGVAITKPGGAPSASPKSAAAAVAGAAKTPGFPSDSSTSLSPEPSKALAFAGAAGEAAQDAAAARLTQARRAGGAAEPAGRGRGRRRERRERREKERARRGSRRRRAADSRHKASGDKGPRKASSRASAGRRAAREDQERGRRSPGDARRAQPSGGHAPAATESRTSHRSGRSASTASSGSARKRLSRIGVFLRNVRANLATRTVASARRRGVDALAKTAEGGGMEAILEAAESGQLAGAGSGTHGILETVTFGAHS; encoded by the coding sequence ATGAACACCGAGTCCCTGCTCCCCTACCACACGGCCCAGAGCGGCTCGGGAGTGGGCATGTTCAACACCACCATGGGGAAGCTGCAGCGACAACTGCACAAGGGAGAATACGACATATTCAAGTATGCGCCTATTTTTGAAAGCGACTTTATCCAGATTACCAAGAGGGGAGAAGTCATCGACGTGCACAACCGGGTGAGAATGGTGACGGTGGGCATCGCATCCACCAGCCCGGTCCTGCCGCTCCCGGACGTCATGCTGCTGGCCCGGCCGGCCGCGGGCTGCGAGGAGCACGGGCGCGGCCAGGCCGCCAAGGGCAAAGGCCGCAAGGCTGCAAAGGCCTTGGAGCTCACCAGGCTCCTTCCCCTGAAGTTCGTGAGGATCTCCATTCACGACCGTGAGAAACAGCAGCTGCGCCTCAAGTTCGCCACGGGCCGCTCGTGCTACCTGCAGCTGAGCCCGCCTCTGCACGGGCGGGAAGACCTCTTCGCCCACTGGGAAAAGCTCATCTACCTCCTGCGGCCACCGGTGGACAGTAACAGCAGCACCTACGCCATCCCGGCGGGGGACATGCTGTGCATGCCCGAGTTTGAGGAAGAGGACGGGAGGAGCGCGGCAGGGGCCGATTTCCAAGGGAAAGGGGATCAGGACCAGGTCAGCATCCGGAGCCTCCACGTGGTCTCCGAGGTGGCCGGGGCCACCTCTGCCGCTTTTGCTGGCGGGGAGGGGCCCCCTCGGGACGCCCACAAACCCTCCCGGAGCACGCACGCTGCAGAGCTCGCCCTGGGGTCGGCGGCAGGTGcaacggcggcggcggcggcggcggggacagCGGCGGGGTTCGCGGCGGCGATCGCGGCCGGCACCGCGGCAGGTGCACTGGGCGTGGCCATCACCAAGCCTGGGGGCGCCCCCAGCGCGTCCCCCAAGAGCGCGGCAGCGGCCGTGGCAGGTGCCGCCAAGACCCCGGGGTTTCCTTCGGACTCGTCCACCAGCCTCTCCCCGGAGCCCAGCAAGGCCCTGGCGTTCGCCGGGGCGGCGGGAGAGGCGGCGCAGGACGCGGCGGCGGCCCGGCTCACCCAGGCGCGCagggcgggcggcgcggcggagccggcggggcggggccgcgggcgccgCAGGGAGCGGAGGGAGCGCCGCGAGAAGGAGCGGGCCCGCCGCGGGTCGCGCCGCCGCAGGGCCGCCGACAGCCGCCACAAGGCCTCGGGGGACAAGGGCCCCCGGAAAGCCTCCAGCCGGGCCTCCGCCGGCCGCAGGGCCGCGCGCGAGGACCAGGAGCGGGGCCGCCGCAGCCCCGGGGACGCCCGGCGCGCGCAGCCCTCGGGCGGCCACGCCCCCGCGGCCACGGAGTCCCGGACCTCGCACAGGTCGGGGCGCAGCGCCTCCACCGCCAGCTCGGGCTCCGCCCGCAAGAGGCTCAGCAGGATCGGCGTGTTCCTGAGGAACGTCAGGGCCAACCTCGCGACGCGCACCGTGGCCTCCGCGCGCCGCCGGGGCGTGGACGCGCTGGCCAAGACCGCGGAGGGGGGCGGCATGGAGGCCATCCTCGAGGCCGCGGAGAGCGGCCAGCTGGCGGGCGCGGGGAGCGGGACACACGGCATCCTGGAGACAGTGACCTTCGGAGCCCATTCGTAG
- the ATF3 gene encoding cyclic AMP-dependent transcription factor ATF-3 isoform X2 — protein MMLQHPGQVSASEVSASAIVPCLSPPGSLVFEDFANLTPFVKEELRFAIQNKHLCHRMSSALESVTVSGRPLEMTVTKTEVAPEEDERKKRRRERNKIAAAKCRNKKKEKTECLQKESEKLESVNAELKAQIEELKNEKQHLIYMLNLHRPTCIVRAQNGRTPEDERNLFIQQIKEGTLQS, from the exons ATGATGCTTCAACACCCAGGCCAGGTCTCTGCCTCGGAAGTCAGTGCGTCGGCCATCGTCCCCTGCCTGTCCCCTCCTGGGTCACTGGTGTTTGAGGATTTTGCTAACCTGACACCCTTTGTCAAGGAAGAGCTGAGGTTCGCCATCCAGAACAAGCACCTCTGTCACCGGATGTCCTCTGCACTGGAGTCGGTCACCGTCAGCGGCAGGCCCCTTGAGATGACAGTCACGAAAACTGAGGTAG CCCCTgaagaagatgaaaggaaaaagaggcgGCGGGAAAGAAATAAGATTGCAGCTGCCAAGTGCCGCaacaagaaaaaggagaagacagaGTGCCTGCAGAAA GAGTCGGAGAAGCTGGAGAGTGTGAACGCCGAACTGAAGGCCCAAATCGAGGAGCTCAAGAACGAGAAGCAGCATTTGATATACATGCTCAACCTTCATCGGCCCACGTGTATTGTCCGGGCTCAGAATGGGCGGACTCCAGAAGATGAGAGAAACCTTTTTATCCAACAGATAAAAGAAGGAACATTGCAAAGCTAA
- the ATF3 gene encoding cyclic AMP-dependent transcription factor ATF-3 isoform X1, producing MSSGKMMLQHPGQVSASEVSASAIVPCLSPPGSLVFEDFANLTPFVKEELRFAIQNKHLCHRMSSALESVTVSGRPLEMTVTKTEVAPEEDERKKRRRERNKIAAAKCRNKKKEKTECLQKESEKLESVNAELKAQIEELKNEKQHLIYMLNLHRPTCIVRAQNGRTPEDERNLFIQQIKEGTLQS from the exons CAAAATGATGCTTCAACACCCAGGCCAGGTCTCTGCCTCGGAAGTCAGTGCGTCGGCCATCGTCCCCTGCCTGTCCCCTCCTGGGTCACTGGTGTTTGAGGATTTTGCTAACCTGACACCCTTTGTCAAGGAAGAGCTGAGGTTCGCCATCCAGAACAAGCACCTCTGTCACCGGATGTCCTCTGCACTGGAGTCGGTCACCGTCAGCGGCAGGCCCCTTGAGATGACAGTCACGAAAACTGAGGTAG CCCCTgaagaagatgaaaggaaaaagaggcgGCGGGAAAGAAATAAGATTGCAGCTGCCAAGTGCCGCaacaagaaaaaggagaagacagaGTGCCTGCAGAAA GAGTCGGAGAAGCTGGAGAGTGTGAACGCCGAACTGAAGGCCCAAATCGAGGAGCTCAAGAACGAGAAGCAGCATTTGATATACATGCTCAACCTTCATCGGCCCACGTGTATTGTCCGGGCTCAGAATGGGCGGACTCCAGAAGATGAGAGAAACCTTTTTATCCAACAGATAAAAGAAGGAACATTGCAAAGCTAA